One genomic region from Streptomyces sp. NBC_00582 encodes:
- a CDS encoding nucleotidyltransferase family protein, whose translation MTYDVDEVAGLLLAAGGGRRLGGRPKALLTYRGRPLVEHAAGVLRAAGCARVHVVLGAAAQAVRERARLEGCVLVENPEWEEGMGSSLRAGLDSLAGTGARAALVSLVDQPGIGPQAAARVLTAYTGERSLAAAAYDGVRGHPVLFGAAHWAGVAHGARGDQGARAYLKAHAADLILVECGDAALPYDIDTPEDLALLRPGPEAP comes from the coding sequence ATGACGTACGACGTGGACGAGGTCGCCGGCCTGCTGCTCGCGGCCGGGGGCGGGCGGCGGCTCGGGGGGCGCCCGAAGGCGCTGCTGACGTACCGGGGACGGCCGTTGGTGGAGCATGCGGCGGGGGTGCTGCGGGCGGCCGGCTGCGCGCGCGTGCACGTGGTGCTGGGGGCCGCCGCCCAGGCCGTACGGGAGCGGGCGCGACTGGAGGGGTGCGTGCTCGTGGAGAACCCGGAGTGGGAGGAGGGCATGGGCTCCTCGCTGCGGGCCGGGCTGGACTCGCTGGCCGGGACGGGGGCGCGGGCGGCGCTGGTGTCGCTCGTCGACCAGCCGGGCATCGGACCGCAGGCGGCGGCCCGGGTGCTCACCGCGTACACGGGCGAGAGATCCCTGGCGGCCGCGGCCTACGACGGGGTGCGCGGCCATCCCGTGCTGTTCGGGGCGGCCCACTGGGCGGGCGTGGCACACGGCGCGCGAGGCGACCAGGGGGCGCGCGCCTATCTGAAGGCGCACGCGGCCGACCTGATCCTTGTCGAGTGCGGGGACGCGGCCCTCCCGTACGACATCGACACACCCGAGGATCTCGCCCTGCTCCGCCCCGGCCCGGAGGCGCCCTGA